Genomic window (Leptospira bouyouniensis):
CGAAGAAATATACGACCGCTTTATGTTGACTCTGGCAGGTCGAGCTTCCTTTACCAATTTGAGAATCAATCTCGATAACACATTTTTTTATGAAGGACGAGCGTTACAAATTTTAGATGATTTGATCGCCAAAATTCTAAAACAGACCAATATCCGAGCCAGTTCCCTATTTGTAGATTCCGAATTTTTCTCCAATCATGTTGTGGACTTACAACCCTATACGTATCTATCCGAGGTAAATATAATTTCCAAATGAAGGTTTGACAAAATCAAAAGACCTAAGTCTAATCAAACCTAGGGGGTCTGTTCTTTGGTTAAGATAAAGATAGACGGAGTCGAATACGAAGTCGACGAAAAGAAAAACCTCATTGATGCAACAAAAGAAGTAGGAGTCGAAATTCCTTACTTCTGTTACCACCCAGCTCTGAGCATTGTCGGTATGTGCCGTATGTGCCTTATTGAGATTGAAGGGGTGCCGCGTTTACAAGCCGCATGTAATACTCCTGTAAAAGAGGGAATGGGTATCATTACAAAATCCGATCGTGTGAAAGAAGCACGAGCTGGTACAATGGAATTCCTTCTCGCCAATCATCCGTTAGACTGTCCCGTTTGTGATAAAGCTGGGGAATGTCGTTTGCAAGACAACGCCTTTGGATCAGGTACAGGTCATTCGCGTTTTGAATTCGAAAAACGAAATATCCCACAAGAAGAAATTGGAACCAATCTTATCATCAACCACAATCGATGTATTGTTTGTTATCGATGTGTTCGCTTTGAAGAAGAAAAAGTGGGAGAATCAAACCTTGGTCTTTTTGAAAGAGGAAATCATTCCATCATTGGCCTTGCAAAATCAGAACCGATAGCTCACAACTACCAAGGAGCACTTGCAGACATTTGTCCAGTAGGTGCTTTACTCAATAACAAAACACTTTTTAAATCACGTGTTTGGTGGTACAAATCACACAAATCCGTTTGTCACGGTTGTTCTACAGGTTGTAATGTAACAACGAATGTGCGAGATAACAAAATGTATCGTTACATGGTGCGTGAAAACTTTGAACAAGGAATGTTTTTTCTTTGTGACAAAGGTCGATTTGATATTGATTGGATGAATGAAAATCGTTTGTTTAGTTATTTGGAAAATGGTAAAAATTCCACATCACAAGTTGTGGTTTCCAAAATCGTTGATCGATTGAAAGAAGCCAAATCAATCGCAGTTCTCGGTGGTGCTCACGAATCCAACGAAACCTTGGAAGCACTCAAACAAAATTTGCAAACGCTCTCACGTGAGTTAGGTGGGAAATCTATCCAATGGGAAACACGTGTGACGGATGCACAAAATAAAGAAACCGAACAAGTAGACTTTTTACTTACAAAAGACAATCACCCGAATACAATGGGTGCTATTGACTTAGGGCTTACCACACCATCTGGGATTTCAGGGATTGTTTCTGCGGTAAAACAAGGATCAATTGATTTGGTGATCCTTTTAAAAGAAGCTATTCCTGATGGCATAGATCCAAACAAAGTCATCTGTTTCGATACAAATTTGACGGTTGCTGCGAAGAGCGCAAGTTTGGCGGCTCCTATTCAAATTTTTTGTGAAACAGAAGGAAGTTTTACCAATAAAAACGGCCTCAAACAAAACTTTGAAAAATCAATGAATCCGATCCAAGGGTTGTTAACTTCTGCCGGAGTAGTCGAACTCATTCTAAGCACGATGGCAAAAAAAATGGAGGCATCCGTTGGGAACCGTTAATGTCGTCAACGTAGCCAAAAAACACCAGTTTTCTTGGTATGAAAAATTTTACTTTTGGTCAATCGGCAAAGGCCTTTGGATCACTCTCAAACATTTTGTGAAGGTTGCGTTCTTTAACAAACAAGTCACAATTGAATATCCAGACAAAAAACGTAAGTATTCCACACGGTTTCGTGGGATGCACTCAATGAAACGTGATGAACAAGGCCGTGAAAGGTGTACAGCAT
Coding sequences:
- a CDS encoding 2Fe-2S iron-sulfur cluster-binding protein encodes the protein MVKIKIDGVEYEVDEKKNLIDATKEVGVEIPYFCYHPALSIVGMCRMCLIEIEGVPRLQAACNTPVKEGMGIITKSDRVKEARAGTMEFLLANHPLDCPVCDKAGECRLQDNAFGSGTGHSRFEFEKRNIPQEEIGTNLIINHNRCIVCYRCVRFEEEKVGESNLGLFERGNHSIIGLAKSEPIAHNYQGALADICPVGALLNNKTLFKSRVWWYKSHKSVCHGCSTGCNVTTNVRDNKMYRYMVRENFEQGMFFLCDKGRFDIDWMNENRLFSYLENGKNSTSQVVVSKIVDRLKEAKSIAVLGGAHESNETLEALKQNLQTLSRELGGKSIQWETRVTDAQNKETEQVDFLLTKDNHPNTMGAIDLGLTTPSGISGIVSAVKQGSIDLVILLKEAIPDGIDPNKVICFDTNLTVAAKSASLAAPIQIFCETEGSFTNKNGLKQNFEKSMNPIQGLLTSAGVVELILSTMAKKMEASVGNR